A region from the Flavobacterium enshiense genome encodes:
- a CDS encoding DUF4290 domain-containing protein, protein MQFTPEQAVHFLEYNAERPHLIIPEYGRHLQKLIDQATLIEDREERNKAARYIISVMGGLNPHLRDVPDFQHKLWDQIFIMSDFKLDVDSPYPIPSKEVLHQKPEKLNYPQNFPKYRFYGNNIKYMIDVANKWEESDLKNTLIRVIANHMKKCYLSWNKDTVKDDVIFEHLYELSGGKINLVKTDEELSNTTDLMRVNKKMSNKAQFNNPKGKGNTGGKNFNPRSNNKNSNRK, encoded by the coding sequence AGAACAAGCCGTACATTTTTTGGAATACAATGCCGAACGCCCGCATCTGATCATTCCGGAATACGGTCGTCATTTACAGAAGCTGATTGATCAGGCGACTTTAATTGAGGATCGCGAAGAGCGTAACAAAGCGGCGCGATACATCATTTCGGTGATGGGAGGGTTGAATCCGCACTTGCGCGACGTGCCCGATTTTCAGCATAAACTTTGGGACCAGATTTTTATCATGTCCGATTTCAAACTGGATGTAGATTCACCATATCCGATTCCGAGCAAAGAAGTGTTGCATCAGAAACCGGAAAAGCTTAATTACCCTCAGAACTTCCCGAAATACCGTTTTTATGGAAACAATATCAAATACATGATTGATGTGGCCAACAAATGGGAGGAAAGCGATCTGAAAAACACGCTTATCCGTGTGATTGCAAATCATATGAAAAAATGTTATCTGAGCTGGAATAAAGATACGGTTAAGGATGACGTAATTTTCGAGCATTTGTACGAACTGTCGGGAGGAAAAATCAACTTGGTAAAAACGGATGAAGAGCTTTCCAATACGACCGATTTGATGCGAGTGAATAAAAAAATGTCCAATAAAGCACAATTCAACAATCCGAAAGGAAAAGGGAATACCGGCGGAAAGAATTTCAATCCGCGAAGCAACAATAAGAACAGCAACAGAAAATAA
- a CDS encoding porin family protein: MKKVILTVAAVFAFGFANAQDKEMRFGVKGGMNVSTLTGDAEDAKSLVGIHIGGFMEYKINDKFAIQPELLFSMQGAKTEYTDFDGFETVNVEEKYKLNYLNIPIMAKYYANEKLSIEAGPQIGFLLSAKDEVSAYGETVEVDFKDYVKSMDFGLNIGVGYDFTDNIFAGARYNFGLSDINDIDESSDEIHNGVFSLSAGYKF; encoded by the coding sequence ATGAAAAAAGTAATTTTAACTGTTGCGGCAGTATTCGCTTTCGGATTTGCTAATGCACAGGACAAGGAAATGAGATTTGGTGTAAAAGGCGGTATGAATGTGTCGACTTTAACAGGAGATGCTGAAGATGCGAAATCTTTAGTTGGTATTCATATCGGTGGTTTTATGGAGTATAAAATTAATGACAAATTCGCGATTCAACCGGAACTATTGTTCTCTATGCAGGGTGCAAAAACTGAGTACACGGACTTCGATGGCTTCGAAACTGTTAATGTTGAGGAAAAGTATAAATTAAATTATTTGAATATTCCAATCATGGCAAAATATTATGCTAATGAGAAATTAAGTATTGAGGCAGGTCCTCAAATTGGTTTCTTATTAAGTGCCAAAGATGAAGTTTCTGCTTATGGTGAGACGGTTGAGGTTGATTTCAAAGATTATGTGAAATCAATGGATTTTGGTTTAAATATTGGTGTAGGATACGATTTTACTGATAATATTTTTGCCGGAGCAAGATATAATTTTGGTTTGTCAGATATTAATGATATTGATGAGTCAAGTGATGAAATCCACAATGGTGTATTCTCATTATCTGCGGGTTACAAATTTTAA
- a CDS encoding DUF5686 and carboxypeptidase regulatory-like domain-containing protein: MNKHFFLIALLLVSATVIAQIKGKVTDKSGQPIPYTTVIIENTYNGTSANENGLFELIVKEKGNYTVIFQSLGYKTKKTTADVQAFPHTLNVVLEDENYTLTEMIIKPNKEDPAYEIIRNAIKKRKINSEKTDKFEADFYSRGIFRAKNVPKKFMGMEIGDFDGALDSTGTGILYLSETVSKIAFEKPNKIKEEIIASKVSGDDNGFSFNTAQGTNYDFYANYVDMGINMVSPIADNAMSYYKYKLESMFTDDHNQLINKIKVTAKRDKEPVFEGYIYIVEDTWAIYAIDLNSKGYRMQQPILEYIAFTQNFNYNPNTRIWAKNQQTIDFKASIFGMGFTGKFTHVFSNYVFKDKFEKKTFTKEIAKIEKDANKKDTIYWNVNRPVPLTDEEIGDYHKKDSIQTIRKSQVYMDSLDRKGNKFKFLKIFTGYTYKYSYHNWSASYKGILDITSLGFNTVQGWNLDSGFSFTKRNEDKGTYTFINSTFNYGFAEDRLRVNGSIYHRFNTTNYAAISASGGSSINQFNPSNPISNLINSISTLFFKDNYAKYYNKEFIKLGYSQNILNGVTANGSIEYSARKPLFNNTDYVLIKNDKDYTSNNPLLPYDNTTPAIVKHNLVKANIGARIRFDNKYITRPDGIINIPNNDYPTLTLNYEKGFAGSEDIYNYDYLSTMVDYDKTFGNKGDFAIRLKAGQFFNADNISFVDYKHFNGNQTHVGTADKYLNVFNMLPYYTHSTNDAYVETHMEHNDKGFIMNKIPLINKLQWNLVVGFHMLNVPDFKPYQEYTVGFDNVGFGKFRFFRFDYVRSYQDGFQTDGVVFGLKFLNILN; encoded by the coding sequence ATGAACAAACATTTTTTTCTGATTGCATTATTATTAGTATCCGCCACAGTCATCGCACAAATCAAAGGAAAAGTCACCGACAAATCCGGACAACCCATTCCCTACACAACCGTAATAATCGAAAATACTTATAACGGCACTTCAGCAAATGAAAATGGCTTATTCGAACTCATTGTCAAAGAAAAGGGAAATTACACTGTCATTTTCCAGTCACTGGGTTACAAGACAAAAAAAACAACTGCCGATGTTCAGGCGTTTCCTCATACCTTGAATGTGGTCTTAGAAGATGAAAATTACACTTTGACTGAAATGATCATCAAGCCGAATAAAGAAGATCCAGCTTATGAAATCATCCGAAACGCCATAAAAAAACGAAAAATTAATTCCGAAAAAACCGATAAATTCGAAGCCGATTTTTATTCACGTGGTATTTTCAGAGCCAAAAATGTACCGAAAAAATTCATGGGAATGGAGATTGGGGATTTTGACGGCGCATTGGACTCGACCGGAACTGGAATTCTTTATTTATCGGAAACCGTTTCAAAAATAGCCTTTGAAAAACCCAATAAAATAAAAGAGGAAATCATTGCTTCCAAAGTGAGCGGAGACGACAACGGTTTCAGTTTTAATACTGCCCAGGGTACTAATTATGACTTCTACGCCAATTATGTCGATATGGGCATCAACATGGTTTCTCCTATCGCAGATAATGCCATGTCGTACTACAAATACAAACTGGAAAGCATGTTTACTGATGACCACAATCAGCTCATCAACAAAATAAAGGTAACTGCAAAACGCGATAAAGAGCCCGTTTTCGAAGGATACATTTACATCGTGGAAGACACCTGGGCCATTTACGCTATTGATTTGAACAGTAAAGGCTACCGAATGCAGCAGCCAATCTTAGAATATATTGCTTTTACCCAGAACTTCAATTATAACCCAAACACCAGAATTTGGGCAAAAAACCAGCAAACTATCGATTTTAAAGCTTCCATCTTCGGAATGGGCTTTACCGGCAAATTCACGCACGTATTCAGCAACTATGTTTTCAAGGATAAGTTTGAGAAAAAAACATTCACTAAAGAGATTGCAAAAATCGAAAAAGACGCCAACAAAAAGGACACGATTTACTGGAATGTAAACCGCCCGGTTCCGTTAACGGATGAAGAAATCGGCGATTACCATAAAAAAGACAGCATACAAACCATTAGAAAATCGCAGGTTTATATGGATTCGTTGGACAGAAAGGGCAATAAATTCAAATTCCTGAAGATCTTCACAGGATATACTTATAAGTACAGCTACCACAATTGGTCGGCATCCTACAAAGGCATTTTAGATATAACGTCACTTGGTTTCAATACTGTTCAGGGCTGGAATCTTGATTCCGGGTTTTCGTTTACCAAACGCAATGAAGACAAAGGAACGTACACATTTATCAATTCGACGTTTAACTACGGATTTGCAGAAGACAGATTACGCGTAAATGGAAGCATTTATCATCGTTTCAACACTACAAATTACGCAGCAATATCAGCCTCGGGAGGAAGCAGCATCAACCAGTTCAATCCTTCCAATCCGATTTCAAATCTGATAAACTCCATCAGTACTTTGTTCTTTAAGGATAACTATGCAAAATACTACAACAAGGAATTCATAAAATTAGGATACAGTCAAAACATCCTGAACGGAGTTACTGCAAATGGAAGCATTGAATACTCGGCAAGAAAACCGCTTTTCAACAACACCGATTATGTGCTTATCAAAAACGATAAGGACTACACTTCCAACAACCCGCTTTTACCATACGACAATACGACCCCGGCCATTGTAAAACATAATTTGGTAAAGGCCAATATCGGGGCGAGAATCCGTTTTGACAATAAGTACATAACGCGCCCTGACGGTATAATAAACATCCCTAACAATGATTATCCTACACTTACCCTGAATTACGAAAAAGGGTTTGCCGGAAGTGAGGACATTTACAATTATGATTATTTATCCACAATGGTGGATTATGACAAGACATTCGGCAATAAAGGTGATTTTGCCATCCGTTTGAAAGCCGGACAGTTTTTTAATGCCGACAATATTTCTTTTGTCGATTACAAACACTTCAACGGAAACCAGACACATGTTGGCACAGCTGACAAATACCTGAACGTATTTAATATGCTTCCGTATTACACGCACAGTACAAACGATGCCTATGTCGAAACCCACATGGAACACAATGACAAAGGATTCATTATGAACAAAATCCCGCTTATCAACAAACTGCAGTGGAATCTTGTTGTCGGTTTCCACATGCTGAACGTCCCGGATTTCAAACCGTATCAGGAATATACGGTTGGATTTGACAATGTAGGTTTTGGAAAATTCCGATTTTTCAGATTTGATTATGTCCGTTCCTACCAAGACGGTTTCCAGACAGACGGAGTCGTATTTGGGTTGAAGTTTTTGAATATTCTCAACTAA
- the murA gene encoding UDP-N-acetylglucosamine 1-carboxyvinyltransferase: MGTFKIEGGIQLKGDVHPQGAKNEALQVLCPVLLTSEKVRITNIPDIIDVNKLITLLGNLGVKIQKNGSGDYTFQADEVNINYLETEAFKKEGGALRGSIMIVGPLLARFGKGYIPKPGGDKIGRRRLDTHFEGFINLGAKFRYERADHFYGVEIDGRLQGTYMLLDEASVTGTANIVMAAVLAEGTTTIYNAACEPYLQQLCKMLNSMGAKITGVGSNLLTIEGVESLSGCEHRILPDMVEIGSWIGLAAMTRSEITIKNVSWDNLGVIPNVFRKLGITVERRDDDIYIPAHNNGYEVKTDIDGSILTIADAPWPGFTPDLLSIILVVATQAKGDVLIHQKMFESRLFFVDKLIDMGAKIMLCDPHRAVVMGHDFKSQLKATTMSSPDIRAGISLLIAALSAKGTSTIQNIEQIDRGYEKIDERLRALGANIIRA; this comes from the coding sequence ATGGGAACATTTAAGATAGAAGGAGGTATACAGTTAAAAGGAGACGTTCATCCTCAAGGAGCTAAAAATGAAGCGCTGCAGGTTTTATGTCCGGTTTTGTTGACTTCAGAAAAAGTACGAATAACAAACATTCCTGATATTATCGACGTTAATAAACTGATTACGCTTTTGGGTAATTTGGGTGTTAAAATTCAAAAAAACGGTTCCGGAGATTATACTTTCCAGGCCGATGAGGTAAATATCAACTATCTTGAAACAGAAGCGTTCAAAAAAGAAGGTGGTGCACTTCGTGGTTCGATTATGATCGTAGGTCCGCTTTTGGCCCGTTTTGGAAAAGGATATATTCCAAAACCGGGAGGTGATAAAATTGGACGTCGTCGTTTGGATACACATTTTGAAGGATTCATTAACCTTGGTGCCAAATTCAGATACGAAAGAGCTGATCATTTTTATGGCGTTGAAATAGACGGAAGATTGCAGGGGACCTATATGCTTTTAGATGAAGCATCGGTGACTGGTACCGCTAATATTGTGATGGCCGCTGTTTTGGCAGAAGGGACAACAACAATTTACAACGCTGCCTGCGAACCTTATTTGCAGCAATTATGTAAAATGCTGAACTCGATGGGAGCGAAAATTACCGGAGTAGGTTCAAATTTATTGACTATCGAAGGAGTTGAGAGTCTTAGCGGATGCGAACACAGAATTCTTCCTGACATGGTTGAAATTGGTTCGTGGATTGGATTGGCAGCAATGACCAGAAGCGAGATTACCATAAAAAATGTAAGTTGGGACAATCTTGGTGTAATTCCGAATGTTTTCAGAAAACTGGGAATCACCGTGGAAAGACGTGACGACGATATTTATATCCCGGCGCATAACAACGGTTACGAAGTTAAAACCGATATTGATGGTTCCATTTTAACCATAGCCGATGCTCCGTGGCCAGGATTTACTCCTGATTTATTGAGTATCATTTTAGTTGTGGCTACTCAGGCAAAAGGTGATGTACTGATTCACCAGAAAATGTTTGAAAGCCGTTTGTTCTTTGTGGATAAATTAATCGACATGGGTGCAAAAATCATGTTGTGCGATCCGCACAGAGCGGTGGTAATGGGGCACGATTTCAAATCGCAGCTGAAAGCCACTACAATGAGTTCTCCGGATATCCGTGCAGGAATTTCATTGCTGATTGCGGCACTTTCTGCAAAAGGAACGAGTACCATTCAGAATATTGAGCAAATTGACAGAGGTTACGAAAAAATTGACGAACGTTTGAGAGCCTTAGGCGCAAACATCATTCGAGCGTAA
- the aroQ gene encoding type II 3-dehydroquinate dehydratase produces the protein MKIVIINGPNLNLLGKREPEIYGNETFEDYFFLLKKKYTTIELHYFQSNIEGEIISKLQEVGFSYDGIILNAAAYTHTSIGIADAVKAISSPVVEVHISNTFSRESFRHASYISPNAKGVIIGFGLKSYELALKSFL, from the coding sequence ATGAAAATTGTCATAATCAACGGACCTAACTTAAACCTTTTAGGCAAACGTGAACCCGAAATCTACGGTAACGAAACTTTTGAAGATTACTTTTTTCTATTAAAAAAGAAATACACAACGATAGAACTTCACTATTTTCAAAGCAATATAGAAGGTGAAATAATCAGTAAATTACAGGAAGTCGGCTTCAGTTATGACGGTATAATTCTTAATGCCGCAGCCTATACACATACTTCAATCGGGATTGCAGATGCCGTAAAAGCTATTTCCTCCCCGGTAGTGGAAGTCCACATTTCGAACACATTCTCAAGGGAATCGTTCCGTCATGCTTCCTATATTTCACCAAATGCTAAGGGCGTGATTATCGGTTTTGGCTTAAAAAGTTACGAACTCGCCTTAAAATCTTTTTTATAA
- a CDS encoding sulfite exporter TauE/SafE family protein, with the protein MEIDILLFLCLAAFAAGFVDAIVGGGGLIQTPVALILMPNVPVANIIGSLKIPAFSGTGFAAYQYLKKVTMNWRLLMVMSLIAFASAFAGSTLLTHVSNDFMKPLLLVVLTLLAFYTFIKKNFGQHQEKLLSVKTQIIYAVIISMTIGFYDGFIGPGTGSFFVVAFVSVLGLDFLHASANAKMVNLATNFGSICLFVLKGKIIWMIALPMALCNALGGFIGAKLAISKGNGFIRAFFLVVVVGTLIRFAYDVFWK; encoded by the coding sequence ATGGAAATTGATATTTTACTTTTTCTTTGCCTTGCCGCTTTTGCTGCCGGTTTTGTAGATGCTATTGTTGGTGGTGGTGGATTGATCCAGACGCCCGTTGCTTTGATTTTAATGCCTAATGTGCCGGTGGCTAATATTATCGGTTCCTTAAAAATTCCGGCCTTCAGCGGAACTGGTTTTGCAGCCTACCAATATCTTAAGAAAGTAACAATGAATTGGAGACTACTGATGGTCATGTCGCTGATAGCGTTTGCTTCGGCCTTTGCCGGTTCTACTTTGTTAACGCATGTCAGTAATGATTTCATGAAGCCCTTATTGCTGGTGGTGCTTACATTACTGGCGTTTTATACGTTTATAAAGAAAAATTTCGGACAGCATCAGGAAAAGCTTTTATCGGTTAAAACTCAGATAATTTATGCGGTGATAATTAGTATGACCATCGGGTTCTACGATGGTTTTATCGGTCCGGGTACAGGAAGCTTCTTTGTTGTGGCTTTTGTTTCTGTATTGGGATTAGATTTTCTTCATGCTTCCGCGAATGCGAAAATGGTTAATCTGGCAACCAATTTCGGTTCTATTTGCCTCTTTGTGCTGAAAGGGAAAATTATTTGGATGATAGCCTTGCCTATGGCGTTATGCAATGCGCTCGGCGGTTTTATAGGAGCAAAATTAGCAATCAGTAAGGGTAACGGATTTATCCGTGCATTCTTCTTAGTGGTAGTTGTCGGAACCTTGATTCGTTTTGCCTACGATGTTTTTTGGAAATAA